A single window of Pseudoduganella plicata DNA harbors:
- a CDS encoding DUF6701 domain-containing protein — protein sequence MLRNYRLELAHNVTLSPYKAANGGSTQAQNLPATSTLNGTKILAAAAFEAGVGNTSVQYDFPTVFSASSTSSSWPLPVSVYLRASESLDDDGVTSKRAAAVEGGVRVVLGRAYIPSKQGAADQSLSVPVKAQFYGTFNTFNGWYDSTADSASKINAATQIKFSDPCTNLVGATSCNLTLKVDAATTGAYTAGISTVKLAAPGTGSNGSREMYTEGPPWLPSTRGVMTYGTVRSPTIYTYIREMY from the coding sequence GTGCTCAGGAACTACCGGCTGGAACTGGCGCACAACGTCACCCTGAGCCCGTACAAGGCGGCGAACGGCGGCTCGACGCAGGCGCAGAACCTGCCGGCGACCTCCACACTGAACGGCACGAAGATTCTCGCCGCCGCGGCGTTCGAGGCCGGCGTGGGCAACACCAGCGTGCAGTACGACTTCCCGACCGTATTCAGTGCCAGCTCCACGTCCAGCAGCTGGCCTCTGCCCGTCTCGGTGTACCTGCGTGCCAGCGAATCGCTCGACGACGACGGGGTGACCTCGAAGCGTGCCGCCGCCGTGGAAGGCGGCGTGCGCGTCGTCCTTGGCCGCGCGTACATCCCCAGCAAGCAGGGCGCGGCCGACCAGTCGCTGTCGGTGCCGGTGAAAGCGCAGTTCTACGGCACGTTCAATACGTTCAATGGCTGGTACGACAGTACGGCTGATTCAGCCAGCAAGATCAATGCGGCCACGCAGATCAAGTTTTCGGACCCATGTACCAACCTTGTCGGTGCCACGTCTTGCAACCTGACACTGAAGGTCGACGCCGCCACGACCGGCGCGTATACGGCCGGCATCAGCACGGTCAAGCTGGCCGCACCGGGGACGGGCAGCAACGGTTCCCGCGAAATGTACACGGAGGGCCCGCCGTGGCTGCCCAGCACGCGAGGCGTAATGACCTACGGCACCGTACGCTCGCCAACTATTTACACATATATACGTGAAATGTACTGA
- a CDS encoding agglutinin biogenesis protein MshI — translation MAFWHKAKTKDGWLAIVPAGDGVHAAVVRRGAAPARPAVLACAWHPGSVEQLAALLTRVGRELHAGQHHCSSLLPFGAYQLLSLEAPNVPAAEMKTAIGWRLKDMIDFPVAEATVDVADIPANANGPVHNRHVFAVAARNAVIEAHQNLYAEARVALAAIDIGEMAQRNISALLEPEGRGLAMLSFDPGGGLLTVTFKGELYLARRMDVTLAQVEGDPEGRQQYFDRIALEVQRSLDNFERQFQYVAVSKLVLAPTGSDSLHNYLSSNLYLPVDMLDLDTVLDLDEVPDLRDAKAQNGFFLALGAALRTADGSGAGAGGGK, via the coding sequence ATGGCGTTCTGGCACAAGGCGAAGACGAAGGACGGCTGGCTGGCCATCGTGCCGGCGGGCGACGGCGTGCATGCCGCCGTGGTGCGCCGCGGTGCCGCGCCCGCCAGGCCCGCCGTGCTGGCCTGCGCCTGGCACCCCGGCAGCGTCGAACAGCTGGCCGCGCTGCTGACGCGCGTCGGCCGCGAGCTGCACGCCGGCCAGCATCATTGTTCCAGCCTGCTGCCGTTCGGCGCCTACCAGCTGCTGTCGCTGGAAGCGCCCAATGTGCCGGCGGCGGAAATGAAGACGGCCATCGGCTGGCGCCTGAAGGACATGATCGATTTTCCTGTCGCGGAGGCGACCGTGGACGTGGCCGATATTCCCGCGAATGCCAACGGCCCCGTGCACAACCGCCACGTGTTTGCCGTGGCGGCCCGCAATGCCGTCATCGAGGCGCACCAGAACCTGTATGCCGAGGCCAGGGTGGCGCTGGCCGCCATCGATATCGGCGAAATGGCCCAGCGCAATATTTCCGCGCTGCTGGAGCCGGAAGGCCGCGGGCTGGCAATGCTGTCGTTCGATCCGGGCGGCGGCCTGCTGACGGTGACGTTCAAGGGCGAACTGTACCTGGCCCGACGCATGGACGTTACGCTGGCCCAGGTGGAAGGCGACCCCGAGGGGCGCCAGCAGTATTTCGACCGCATCGCGCTGGAAGTGCAGCGCTCGCTGGACAATTTCGAGCGGCAGTTCCAGTACGTGGCTGTGTCCAAGCTGGTGCTGGCGCCGACCGGTTCGGACAGCCTGCACAACTACCTCTCCAGCAACCTGTACCTGCCCGTGGACATGCTCGACCTGGACACCGTGCTGGACCTGGACGAGGTGCCGGACCTGCGCGACGCGAAAGCCCAGAACGGCTTTTTCCTGGCGCTGGGCGCGGCGCTGCGTACGGCCGATGGCAGCGGCGCAGGCGCAGGGGGTGGCAAATGA
- a CDS encoding MSHA biogenesis protein MshI — protein sequence MSQQINLYNPRFEKQKRYLTAPALVVVLGAALFGSLAFAVAARARVTTLEAEAAQVSGQLQSAESRKQSLLGALVPRTKDPAVAQRLAQVETENRALHGVANILEQNRVGNPHGYSAYFQALARGRVGGLWLTGVQIDGPQADIGLRGRALQAELLPGYLNGLARQPVLQGKAFGHVEIARPPAPGTPAQSTLAVPAAAPTQSAVEPAMVPYVEFSLQASGARPGGGA from the coding sequence ATGAGCCAGCAGATCAACCTGTACAACCCCCGCTTCGAGAAGCAGAAGCGTTACCTGACGGCGCCTGCGCTGGTCGTCGTGTTGGGCGCCGCGCTGTTCGGTTCGCTCGCCTTTGCCGTGGCGGCGCGGGCCCGCGTGACGACGCTGGAGGCGGAAGCGGCCCAGGTGAGCGGGCAGTTGCAGTCGGCCGAGAGCCGCAAGCAGTCGCTGCTGGGCGCGCTCGTGCCACGTACGAAGGACCCGGCCGTCGCGCAGCGGCTGGCGCAGGTGGAAACGGAAAACCGCGCACTGCATGGCGTGGCGAATATCCTGGAGCAGAACCGCGTGGGCAACCCGCACGGCTATTCCGCATATTTTCAGGCGCTGGCACGGGGCCGCGTGGGCGGGCTGTGGCTGACAGGCGTGCAGATCGACGGTCCGCAAGCCGACATCGGCCTGCGCGGCCGCGCCTTGCAGGCCGAGCTGTTGCCCGGATACCTGAACGGCCTGGCACGCCAGCCCGTCCTGCAGGGCAAGGCGTTCGGCCACGTTGAAATTGCGCGTCCGCCGGCTCCGGGTACGCCCGCGCAGTCCACGCTGGCCGTGCCGGCCGCGGCGCCAACGCAGTCTGCTGTCGAGCCTGCCATGGTGCCGTACGTGGAATTTTCGCTGCAGGCGTCGGGCGCGCGCCCGGGGGGCGGGGCATGA
- the gspM gene encoding type II secretion system protein GspM — protein sequence MKALWLKYAARIDALSVRERVMIALGGAAAIVFLVYFGLIDPAHARERTLQATIAQQRSQLAAIDVEVVQKQAAAMADPDADARKRLVTLTADNEALRGSLRATQKALVPPARMSALLGQMVQQNSRLKLVSLKTLPPAGTTDGNFADTPADAAAPVLPPTPLTLAAPGTAPATTDEAAQPLLYRHGVQVVLQGAYADMVAYMEALERMPAQVFWGRAVLDATEHDKATLTLTLYTLSLDEKWIAL from the coding sequence ATGAAGGCGCTCTGGCTGAAATACGCTGCACGCATCGACGCGCTGTCCGTGCGCGAACGGGTCATGATCGCGCTGGGTGGCGCCGCGGCCATCGTGTTCCTCGTCTATTTCGGGCTGATCGATCCCGCCCATGCCCGCGAGCGCACACTGCAGGCGACCATCGCCCAGCAGCGCAGCCAGCTGGCCGCCATCGACGTCGAAGTGGTCCAGAAACAGGCCGCGGCAATGGCCGACCCCGATGCCGACGCGCGCAAACGGCTCGTCACGCTGACGGCGGACAACGAGGCCCTGCGCGGTTCGTTGCGCGCCACGCAGAAGGCGCTGGTGCCGCCAGCGCGGATGAGTGCGCTGTTGGGGCAGATGGTGCAGCAGAACAGCCGGCTCAAACTGGTGTCGCTCAAAACGCTGCCGCCGGCAGGCACGACGGATGGCAACTTCGCCGACACCCCGGCCGACGCCGCTGCGCCCGTGCTGCCGCCCACGCCGCTGACGCTCGCGGCGCCCGGCACCGCGCCCGCGACGACGGACGAGGCCGCGCAGCCACTGCTGTACCGCCACGGCGTGCAGGTGGTGCTGCAGGGCGCGTATGCCGACATGGTCGCTTATATGGAGGCACTGGAACGCATGCCGGCGCAGGTATTCTGGGGCCGCGCCGTGCTGGACGCGACGGAACACGACAAGGCCACCTTGACGCTGACCCTGTACACCCTGAGCCTGGACGAAAAATGGATTGCGTTATGA
- a CDS encoding MSHA biogenesis protein MshK produces MTPRRGVRWALAPWLALPAFALAQAVADPTLPPPSLQAPGATAPVVAPALPELQSILVSREAGGRRVAVISGEMVRQGGRYRGAVVESVGETSVVLRRGRTRETLRLFQGRAPSALAPTAEAAPIAPPARPADMKKETQ; encoded by the coding sequence ATGACCCCCCGACGCGGCGTAAGATGGGCCCTGGCGCCGTGGCTTGCGCTGCCCGCGTTTGCGCTGGCGCAGGCCGTGGCCGATCCGACGCTGCCGCCGCCTTCGTTGCAGGCGCCCGGTGCCACCGCGCCCGTCGTCGCACCGGCTCTGCCGGAGCTGCAGTCGATCCTCGTATCGCGCGAGGCAGGCGGGCGCCGCGTGGCCGTGATCAGTGGCGAAATGGTGCGGCAGGGCGGCCGCTACCGAGGCGCCGTCGTGGAAAGCGTGGGAGAAACGTCTGTCGTGCTGCGGCGCGGGCGCACCCGTGAAACGCTGCGCCTGTTCCAGGGCCGGGCGCCGAGCGCGTTGGCGCCGACGGCCGAGGCGGCGCCCATTGCCCCTCCGGCCAGGCCTGCCGATATGAAAAAAGAGACACAATGA
- the mshL gene encoding pilus (MSHA type) biogenesis protein MshL — protein MQTLKRTAAIAGLLALAGCDTAARRDTFDEINREMHTAARKSAARPATPDAVEAALLPPVPALAAQLPKARAVLEERFNVALNNVPAQQFFNSIVAGTRYNMLIHPEVTGTITANLKDVTIAEALDAIRELYGYDYRIEGNRISIRPLTMQSRMFQVNYLTANRKGSSNVRVSSTSINTVATNQNASGAGGTATPTNNSNNGQTQNGMPGGAQAVQEDASNVSTSSDTNFWGELRAALEALVGGTEDGRSVIISPQSGVIVVRALPEQLRAVEHYLRATRLAVERQVILEAKILEVQLNSGFQSGVNWAAFRQGGNSRGSAGIIQPGTTLSGLNGGNPVSQSSGVTGIGALPGRTLNSAIDAAGTMFGLALQTSNFSAMISFLESQGTVHVLSSPRIATLNNQKAVLKIGTDEFYVTGISTTTNANVGGNTTTPNVTLQPFFSGVLLDVTPQIDEDGHIMLHVHPSVSEVTTVNKTINLGSAGSLNLPLAASSTSEMDSMVRGKDGQIVAIGGLMRQATSSDQSQLPGVGGVPVLGALFRNKDSVTQKRELVVLIRPTIVDGAGSMTQDMQEAARRIQSLDPALRSN, from the coding sequence ATGCAAACACTCAAACGAACGGCGGCAATCGCTGGCCTGCTGGCACTGGCCGGCTGCGACACGGCGGCGCGGCGCGACACGTTCGATGAAATCAACCGCGAAATGCACACGGCGGCCAGGAAGAGCGCGGCGCGGCCGGCCACGCCCGATGCCGTCGAGGCGGCGCTGCTGCCGCCCGTGCCGGCGCTGGCCGCGCAGTTGCCGAAAGCCCGGGCCGTGCTGGAAGAGCGCTTCAACGTGGCGTTGAACAACGTGCCGGCCCAGCAGTTCTTCAATTCCATTGTCGCGGGCACCCGCTACAACATGCTGATCCACCCGGAAGTAACCGGCACGATCACGGCCAACCTGAAGGACGTGACGATCGCCGAAGCGCTGGACGCCATCCGCGAGCTGTACGGCTACGACTACCGCATCGAAGGCAACCGCATCTCGATCCGCCCGCTGACGATGCAGTCGCGCATGTTCCAGGTCAATTACCTGACGGCCAACCGCAAGGGCAGTTCCAACGTGCGGGTGTCGTCCACGTCGATCAATACGGTGGCGACGAACCAGAACGCCAGCGGCGCGGGCGGCACGGCCACCCCCACCAACAACAGTAACAACGGCCAGACGCAGAACGGCATGCCGGGCGGCGCCCAGGCCGTGCAGGAGGACGCCAGCAACGTCAGCACGTCGTCCGACACCAACTTCTGGGGCGAGCTGCGCGCCGCGCTGGAGGCGCTGGTGGGCGGCACGGAAGACGGCCGCAGCGTCATCATCAGCCCGCAGTCGGGCGTCATCGTCGTACGCGCGCTGCCCGAGCAGCTGCGTGCCGTCGAACACTACTTGCGCGCGACGCGGCTAGCGGTGGAGCGCCAGGTCATCCTGGAAGCGAAGATCCTCGAAGTACAGCTGAACAGCGGCTTCCAGTCGGGCGTCAACTGGGCAGCCTTCCGCCAGGGCGGCAACAGCCGCGGCTCGGCCGGCATCATCCAGCCGGGCACGACATTGTCCGGCCTGAACGGCGGCAATCCGGTCAGCCAGAGCAGCGGCGTCACGGGGATCGGCGCGCTGCCCGGCAGGACGCTGAACAGCGCCATCGACGCGGCCGGCACGATGTTCGGCCTGGCGCTACAGACGAGCAACTTTTCCGCGATGATCTCGTTCCTCGAATCGCAGGGCACCGTGCACGTGCTCTCCAGCCCGCGCATCGCCACCCTGAACAACCAGAAGGCCGTGCTGAAGATCGGCACGGACGAGTTCTATGTGACGGGCATCAGCACGACGACGAACGCCAACGTGGGCGGCAACACGACGACGCCGAACGTGACGTTGCAGCCGTTCTTCTCCGGCGTGCTGCTGGACGTGACGCCGCAGATCGACGAGGACGGCCACATCATGCTGCACGTGCACCCGTCGGTCAGCGAAGTGACCACGGTGAACAAGACGATCAACCTTGGCAGCGCGGGGTCGCTGAACCTGCCGCTGGCCGCGTCCAGCACGTCGGAGATGGACAGCATGGTGCGCGGCAAGGATGGCCAGATCGTCGCCATCGGCGGGCTGATGCGCCAGGCGACGAGCAGCGACCAGTCCCAGTTGCCGGGCGTGGGGGGCGTGCCCGTGCTGGGCGCGCTGTTTCGCAACAAGGACAGCGTCACGCAGAAGCGCGAGCTGGTCGTGCTGATCCGGCCGACCATCGTCGATGGCGCCGGCAGCATGACGCAGGACATGCAGGAGGCGGCGCGCCGCATCCAGTCGCTCGATCCGGCGCTGCGGAGCAACTGA
- a CDS encoding ExeA family protein translates to MYESHFGLREVPFSITPDTSFFFGSPHSQEGLNTLLVAARSGEGFIKITGEVGTGKTLLCRKFMAMLGDDFVTAYVPNPYLEPRALMLALADELEIALPRDVGQHELVKALSTRLLELAARGKHVVLCLDEAQALPIDSLEALRLLTNLETEKRKLLQIVLFGQPELNAHLASPQIRQLAQRITFHYHLGALRRDDLDFYLAHRLRVAGFTGARLFDKRAVNALFRAAGGIPRLVNIIAHKALMLAYGEGRQQVAKRHVALAARDTVGTTRRAWPWFAGLAVAASLAGGITMALTR, encoded by the coding sequence ATGTATGAATCCCACTTCGGCCTGCGCGAGGTGCCGTTTTCCATCACGCCGGACACCAGCTTCTTTTTCGGCAGCCCCCACTCGCAGGAGGGGCTGAACACGCTGCTGGTGGCCGCCCGCAGCGGCGAGGGCTTCATCAAGATCACGGGTGAAGTGGGAACCGGCAAGACGCTGCTGTGCCGTAAATTCATGGCGATGCTGGGCGACGATTTCGTCACCGCCTATGTGCCCAATCCCTACCTGGAACCGCGCGCGCTGATGCTGGCGCTGGCGGACGAACTGGAAATCGCGTTGCCGCGCGACGTGGGCCAGCACGAACTGGTGAAGGCGTTATCGACACGGCTGCTGGAACTTGCCGCGCGCGGCAAGCACGTCGTGCTGTGCCTGGACGAGGCGCAGGCGCTGCCGATCGACAGCCTGGAAGCGCTGCGCCTGCTGACGAACCTGGAGACGGAGAAGCGCAAGCTGCTGCAGATCGTGCTGTTCGGCCAGCCGGAACTGAACGCCCACCTGGCCAGCCCGCAGATCCGCCAGCTGGCGCAGCGCATCACGTTCCACTACCACCTGGGCGCGTTGCGGCGCGACGACCTGGATTTCTACCTGGCGCACCGCCTACGCGTGGCCGGTTTCACGGGCGCGCGGCTGTTCGACAAGCGCGCCGTCAACGCGTTGTTCCGCGCTGCCGGCGGCATTCCCCGTCTGGTCAACATCATCGCCCACAAGGCGCTGATGCTGGCGTATGGCGAAGGGCGCCAGCAGGTGGCGAAGCGGCACGTGGCGCTGGCGGCGCGCGACACCGTCGGCACGACCCGGCGCGCCTGGCCATGGTTTGCCGGCCTTGCCGTGGCGGCCTCGCTGGCCGGCGGCATAACGATGGCGCTGACGCGCTAG
- a CDS encoding tetratricopeptide repeat protein: MSLINKMLQDLDARGGGVARGPGPSVRPVDKAPRHSRAVIVAGAGAGVLVAALGGVAWYFLHTVPPAAPVPLQAKVPLAPMPAPPAAAPVPAPAAPEPVEAPAPAADMPAAAPAASLPASAPAADAPVTAAAAAPAGSLDAPVPAPRLRVARERQPARTTLAEGPAQSVAPASPAASGDAGQNAQGQAENAYRRALAALQDGRVADGIAGLDRALYLYPRHEAARQTLVGLLLEAGRAGEAQQQMALGLSLNPNQPQVAMLLARLQLESNGTAAVETLRRTLPFATGNADYSAFLAGALQRQQRHHEAVEQYEAALRLAPQNGVWWMGLGISLQAERRNTEARAAFARARQAGLSPELQGFVERRLGQLE; this comes from the coding sequence ATGAGCCTGATAAACAAGATGCTGCAGGACCTGGACGCGCGCGGCGGCGGTGTCGCCCGTGGGCCCGGGCCGTCCGTGCGTCCGGTGGACAAGGCGCCGCGCCACAGCCGTGCCGTTATCGTGGCCGGCGCCGGCGCCGGCGTGCTGGTGGCCGCGCTTGGCGGCGTCGCGTGGTATTTCCTGCACACGGTGCCGCCCGCGGCGCCCGTGCCGCTGCAGGCAAAGGTGCCCTTGGCGCCCATGCCCGCGCCGCCAGCCGCAGCGCCTGTCCCCGCACCGGCAGCGCCGGAACCAGTGGAGGCGCCGGCTCCGGCCGCTGACATGCCGGCCGCGGCGCCAGCGGCGTCATTGCCTGCCAGCGCGCCAGCAGCCGATGCGCCCGTGACTGCCGCCGCTGCCGCCCCGGCCGGCTCGCTGGATGCGCCGGTACCGGCTCCGCGGCTCCGTGTGGCGCGCGAGCGCCAGCCGGCCCGCACAACGCTCGCGGAAGGCCCGGCGCAGAGCGTCGCGCCTGCGTCGCCGGCGGCATCGGGCGACGCGGGCCAGAATGCCCAGGGGCAGGCGGAAAACGCCTACCGCCGCGCGCTGGCGGCGCTGCAGGACGGCCGCGTCGCCGACGGCATCGCAGGGCTGGACCGGGCGCTCTACCTGTACCCCCGCCATGAAGCGGCGCGCCAGACGCTGGTAGGGCTGCTGCTGGAAGCGGGCCGTGCCGGCGAGGCGCAGCAACAGATGGCGCTGGGGCTGTCGCTCAATCCGAACCAGCCGCAGGTGGCCATGCTGCTGGCCAGGCTGCAACTGGAAAGCAATGGCACGGCCGCGGTCGAGACGCTGCGCCGCACATTGCCCTTCGCGACTGGCAACGCCGACTATAGCGCCTTCCTGGCAGGCGCACTGCAACGCCAGCAGCGTCACCACGAAGCCGTCGAGCAATATGAAGCCGCTCTGCGGCTGGCGCCGCAGAATGGCGTCTGGTGGATGGGCCTCGGTATTTCACTGCAGGCGGAGCGGCGCAACACGGAAGCCCGCGCGGCCTTCGCGCGCGCCCGCCAGGCCGGGCTGAGCCCGGAGCTGCAGGGATTTGTCGAGCGCAGGCTGGGGCAGCTGGAGTAA